From the Candidatus Bathyarchaeia archaeon genome, one window contains:
- a CDS encoding Gfo/Idh/MocA family oxidoreductase: protein MEDQIRVGIAGLGRSGWNIHAKAFEKLADKYRVVAVTDPIEERRREATEKFGCRAYSDFDSFVEDKEVELAVIATPSYLHAPQTIKALESGKHVVCEKPMTTSLAEADAMIEAARKTGKILTIFQNSLFNPDYLKVKEVIQSGKLGRIVLIKIYSHLFGRRWDWQTLKKFGGGELRNNGVHLIIQGLSFIGDKDPEVFCDLQRTLTLGDAEDHVKVILKAQDAPLIDIEVTRACAYPQNTWLVMGTQGGLVGNRFSLKWKYFNPGDLPPRRVETEPTPDRSYNIEEIPWREEGWSIAESEYWSVNAILFYQELYKTLRQGEPLAVTPEMVRRVMWVIEKCFEKCKI from the coding sequence CGTCACCGACCCAATAGAGGAGAGACGTCGAGAAGCTACGGAAAAATTTGGTTGCAGAGCTTACTCTGACTTCGACAGCTTTGTGGAAGACAAGGAGGTCGAGCTAGCGGTGATCGCAACCCCAAGCTACCTCCATGCCCCACAAACAATAAAGGCTTTGGAGTCTGGGAAACATGTCGTATGCGAGAAACCTATGACCACTAGTCTTGCTGAGGCGGACGCCATGATAGAGGCTGCGAGGAAAACTGGAAAGATATTAACTATATTTCAGAACAGCTTGTTTAACCCAGACTACCTGAAAGTTAAGGAGGTTATACAATCCGGAAAACTTGGGCGAATAGTCCTCATAAAAATATATTCGCATTTATTTGGCAGGCGATGGGATTGGCAGACGTTGAAAAAATTCGGAGGAGGGGAGCTAAGGAATAATGGCGTTCACCTCATAATTCAGGGGCTCTCCTTTATCGGAGATAAGGATCCAGAAGTCTTCTGCGACTTGCAGAGAACGCTAACCTTAGGTGACGCCGAGGACCACGTAAAGGTTATATTGAAGGCGCAGGATGCGCCTCTCATAGATATTGAGGTAACCCGAGCGTGCGCTTACCCTCAAAACACTTGGCTAGTTATGGGTACGCAAGGAGGACTCGTAGGCAACAGGTTTTCCCTTAAATGGAAGTACTTTAACCCAGGGGATCTTCCCCCAAGGCGAGTGGAAACGGAACCAACGCCCGACCGCAGCTACAATATTGAGGAAATTCCGTGGAGAGAAGAGGGTTGGAGTATTGCCGAATCAGAGTATTGGAGCGTAAACGCAATCCTCTTCTATCAAGAACTGTACAAAACGTTGCGTCAAGGGGAACCGCTAGCCGTAACCCCCGAAATGGTTCGCAGGGTCATGTGGGTTATAGAGAAATGCTTCGAAAAATGCAAAATATAG